One segment of Polyodon spathula isolate WHYD16114869_AA chromosome 20, ASM1765450v1, whole genome shotgun sequence DNA contains the following:
- the LOC121295229 gene encoding vesicle-associated membrane protein 7 isoform X1 — MLTYRTVNLVSDRGHIREHDGRTWGTVTQIAEFPLLLLPAVAMAILFAVVARGTTILAKHAWCGGNFLEVTEQVLAKIPSENNKLTYSHGNYLFHYICQDRIIFLCITDDDFERSRAFNFLNEIKKRFQTTYGSRAQTALPYAMNSEFSSLLAAQMKHHSDIKGSDRVTETQTQVDELKGIMVRNIDLVAQRGERLELLIDKTESLVDSSVTFKTTSRNLARSMCMKNFKLTIIIAVVSLIVIYVIVSAACGGLSWPSCVKK; from the exons ATGTTAACATACAGGACTGTAAACCTAGTTTCTGATAGAGGACACATCAGGGAACACGATGGAAGAACGTGGGGAACAGTTACACAG ATTGCTGAGTTCCCACTGCTTCTTCTACCAGCTGTTGCCATGGCTATCCTCTTTGCAGTAGTAGCCCGTGGTACAACAATCCTGGCAAAGCATGCCTGGTGTGGAGGCAACTTCCTGGAGGTGACCGAGCAGGTACTGGCTAAGATCCCCTCAGAGAACAACAAGCTCACCTACTCACATGGCAA ttaccTGTTTCATTACATTTGTCAAGACAGAATAATTTTCCTTTGTATCACAGACGAT GACTTTGAGAGATCCAGAGCGTTTAATTTCCTCAATGAGATTAAGAAGCGCTTCCAGACAACGTACGGCTCGCGGGCACAGACGGCACTGCCCTACGCCATGAACAGCGAGTTCTCCAGCCTGCTCGCAGCTCAGATG AAGCACCATTCAGACATCAAGGGCTCTGACCGCGTGACGGAGACTCAGACCCAGGTGGATGAGCTCAAAGGCATCATGGTCAGAAACATTG ATTTGGTGGCACAGAGAGGAGAAAGACTGGAGCTGCTAATAGACAAGACAGAGAGCCTGGTGGATTCA TCCGTCACGTTCAAAACCACAAGCAGGAACCTGGCCCGGTCAATGTGCATGAAAAACTTCAAGCTCACCATTATAATAGCGGTGGTATCCCTT ATTGTGATCTATGTCATCGTCTCCGCAGCCTGTGGTGGGCTCAGCTGGCCAAGCTGTGTCAAAAAGTAA
- the LOC121295229 gene encoding vesicle-associated membrane protein 7 isoform X2, whose protein sequence is MAILFAVVARGTTILAKHAWCGGNFLEVTEQVLAKIPSENNKLTYSHGNYLFHYICQDRIIFLCITDDDFERSRAFNFLNEIKKRFQTTYGSRAQTALPYAMNSEFSSLLAAQMKHHSDIKGSDRVTETQTQVDELKGIMVRNIDLVAQRGERLELLIDKTESLVDSSVTFKTTSRNLARSMCMKNFKLTIIIAVVSLIVIYVIVSAACGGLSWPSCVKK, encoded by the exons ATGGCTATCCTCTTTGCAGTAGTAGCCCGTGGTACAACAATCCTGGCAAAGCATGCCTGGTGTGGAGGCAACTTCCTGGAGGTGACCGAGCAGGTACTGGCTAAGATCCCCTCAGAGAACAACAAGCTCACCTACTCACATGGCAA ttaccTGTTTCATTACATTTGTCAAGACAGAATAATTTTCCTTTGTATCACAGACGAT GACTTTGAGAGATCCAGAGCGTTTAATTTCCTCAATGAGATTAAGAAGCGCTTCCAGACAACGTACGGCTCGCGGGCACAGACGGCACTGCCCTACGCCATGAACAGCGAGTTCTCCAGCCTGCTCGCAGCTCAGATG AAGCACCATTCAGACATCAAGGGCTCTGACCGCGTGACGGAGACTCAGACCCAGGTGGATGAGCTCAAAGGCATCATGGTCAGAAACATTG ATTTGGTGGCACAGAGAGGAGAAAGACTGGAGCTGCTAATAGACAAGACAGAGAGCCTGGTGGATTCA TCCGTCACGTTCAAAACCACAAGCAGGAACCTGGCCCGGTCAATGTGCATGAAAAACTTCAAGCTCACCATTATAATAGCGGTGGTATCCCTT ATTGTGATCTATGTCATCGTCTCCGCAGCCTGTGGTGGGCTCAGCTGGCCAAGCTGTGTCAAAAAGTAA